In Bradyrhizobium sp. CCBAU 051011, the following are encoded in one genomic region:
- a CDS encoding 3-hydroxybutyrate dehydrogenase, with amino-acid sequence MLKGKVAIVTGSTSGIGLGIATELAKAGADLVLNGFGDAGEIERIRSGIERDHGVRVVYDGADMSKGDAVRELIARTIEKFGCLDILVNNAGIQFTAPVDEFPAAKWDAILAINLSAAFHGIAAAVPQMKKQRWGRIVNIASAHGLVASTHKAAYVAAKHGMVGLTKVVGLETAGSGITCNAVCPGWVRTPLVEKQISDIAAERGISQREAAEELLSEKQPSLDFASPEQLGGTVAFLCSGAADQITGTAISVDGGWTAR; translated from the coding sequence ATGTTGAAGGGTAAGGTGGCGATCGTCACCGGATCGACCAGCGGCATCGGCCTCGGGATCGCAACGGAGCTGGCGAAGGCCGGCGCCGATCTGGTGTTGAACGGTTTTGGCGACGCGGGCGAGATCGAACGGATCCGCAGCGGGATTGAACGCGACCATGGCGTGCGCGTCGTCTACGACGGCGCTGACATGTCAAAGGGCGACGCGGTGCGCGAGTTGATTGCCAGGACAATCGAGAAATTCGGCTGCCTCGATATCCTCGTCAACAATGCCGGCATCCAGTTCACCGCGCCGGTGGATGAATTCCCGGCTGCCAAGTGGGATGCAATTCTGGCAATCAACCTGTCGGCTGCGTTCCACGGCATTGCTGCAGCAGTGCCGCAGATGAAGAAGCAGCGCTGGGGACGGATCGTCAACATCGCCTCCGCGCACGGCCTCGTTGCTTCGACGCACAAGGCGGCCTACGTCGCAGCCAAGCACGGGATGGTCGGCCTGACCAAGGTGGTCGGGCTGGAGACGGCCGGGAGCGGCATCACCTGCAATGCGGTCTGCCCGGGCTGGGTGCGAACGCCGCTGGTGGAAAAACAGATCAGCGACATCGCAGCAGAGCGCGGCATCAGCCAGAGGGAAGCCGCCGAGGAGCTGTTGTCCGAGAAGCAACCGTCTCTTGATTTTGCCTCGCCGGAGCAGCTTGGCGGCACCGTCGCATTCCTGTGCTCCGGCGCGGCAGACCAGATCACTGGCACCGCAATCTCCGTCGACGGCGGCTGGACCGCGCGCTAG
- a CDS encoding HlyD family secretion protein → MSLNKTKKAGLLLCLGAVAVVASGWVWVRSGGETTDNAYIRGDVTSLAPKVAGYVTAVEVEDNQTVRAGDVLFRIDDRDYRARLAQAEANVESAQARLTNVDADIQLQHALVRQAEAQRRSTVAERNLATKASDRRRELIRTNAVSQAAVDESDAALARAEAGVSAASATVEAQQQRIAVLATQREAAVAALAQAKAARDLAQIDLDHTVVHAPVNGVIGNRQVRLGRLVAPGASLLDIVPVSDVWVVANFKETQIEHIRPGQRARITVDGYPNTTFEGVVDSFAPGSGSAFSLLPVDNATGNFIRVVQRVPVKIRFAGHPLQGRLVPGLSARVEIDRGRGS, encoded by the coding sequence ATGTCGCTGAACAAGACAAAGAAGGCTGGCCTGCTGCTGTGCCTCGGCGCAGTCGCGGTCGTGGCTAGCGGATGGGTCTGGGTCCGATCGGGCGGCGAGACGACCGACAACGCCTATATCCGCGGCGACGTGACCTCGCTCGCGCCAAAAGTTGCGGGCTACGTCACGGCCGTCGAGGTTGAGGATAATCAGACCGTCCGGGCGGGCGACGTCCTGTTCCGGATCGATGACCGCGACTATCGCGCGCGGCTTGCACAGGCAGAGGCCAATGTCGAATCCGCCCAGGCCCGCCTCACCAATGTCGATGCCGATATCCAGCTTCAGCATGCCCTGGTTCGGCAGGCCGAAGCGCAGAGACGTTCGACCGTGGCCGAGAGGAATCTGGCAACGAAAGCCTCCGATCGCCGCCGCGAGTTGATCCGCACCAACGCCGTCAGTCAGGCCGCAGTCGACGAAAGCGACGCGGCGCTGGCGAGGGCCGAAGCGGGCGTGTCGGCAGCATCGGCAACGGTGGAGGCTCAGCAGCAACGTATCGCGGTGCTTGCCACCCAGCGCGAAGCTGCCGTCGCAGCCCTGGCACAGGCGAAGGCGGCACGCGATCTCGCCCAGATCGACCTTGACCACACCGTGGTACATGCGCCGGTCAACGGCGTGATCGGCAACCGCCAGGTGCGTCTCGGCCGGCTTGTCGCGCCGGGCGCCTCCCTGCTCGATATCGTTCCGGTCAGCGACGTATGGGTGGTCGCGAATTTCAAGGAAACCCAGATCGAACATATCCGGCCCGGTCAGCGCGCCCGCATCACGGTCGACGGCTATCCGAATACGACGTTTGAAGGCGTGGTGGACAGCTTTGCGCCCGGCAGCGGGTCTGCCTTCAGCCTGCTTCCCGTCGACAATGCGACAGGAAACTTCATTCGCGTCGTTCAGCGTGTCCCGGTGAAGATCCGGTTTGCCGGCCATCCATTGCAAGGCCGTCTCGTGCCCGGCCTCTCCGCGCGTGTCGAGATCGATCGAGGACGGGGCTCATGA